A region of Heliangelus exortis chromosome 4, bHelExo1.hap1, whole genome shotgun sequence DNA encodes the following proteins:
- the TAPT1 gene encoding transmembrane anterior posterior transformation protein 1 homolog isoform X3, translating into MAYDRREEHFHFLYRMECGVAGIPPCFHRGLTASDRRLLQPAQVCDILKGVILVICYFMMHYVDYSMMYHLIRGQSVIKLYIIYNMLEVADRLFSSFGQDILDALYWTATEPKERKRAHIGVIPHFFMAVLYVFLHAILIMVQATTLNVAFNSHNKSLLTIMMSNNFVEIKGSVFKKFEKNNLFQMSNSDIKERFTNYVLLLIVCLRNMEQFSWNPDHLWVLFPDVCMVVASEIAVDIVKHAFITKFNDITADVYSEYRASLAFDLVSSRQKNAYTDYSDSVSRRMGFIPLPLAVLLIRVVTSSIKVQGVLAYVCVVLFYCGLISLKVLNSIVLLGKSCQYVKEAKMEEKLFNPVLTTTPGKSAGKQQSMFKSTQGIPTDENGSTSVTNQPVHQKENTPSLLVTSNSDQFLTTPDGEEKDISQDSSELKHRSSKKDLLEIDRFTICGNRID; encoded by the exons ACCGAAGGGAAGAGCACTTTCACTTCCTTTATAGGATGGAATGTGGTGTCGCAGGGATTCCTCCTTG CTTTCACCGGGGCCTAACAGCaag TGACAGACGTTTGCTCCAACCTGCTCAGGTATGTGACATTCTCAAAGGAGTTATATTGGTCATCTGCTACTTCATGATGCACTATGTTGACTACTCTATGATGTATCATCTGATAAGGGGACAGTCTGTCATAAAGCTCTACATCATCTATAACATGCTTGAG GTGGCTGATcgtctgttttcttcatttggaCAAGATATTTTGGATGCTCTTTATTGGACAGCTACAGAAcctaaggaaagaaaaagagctcaCATAGGTGTGATTCCTCACTTCTTCATGGCTGTGCTGTATGTCT TCCTGCATGCTATTCTTATAATGGTTCAAGCAACAACCCTTAATGTGGCCTTCAACTCCCACAATAAATCTCTGCTTACCATCATGATGTCCAATAAT ttcgttgaaataaaaggaagtgTCTTCAAGAAGTTTGAGAAGAACAACCTCTTCCAAATGTCAAATAGTG ATATAAAAGAGAGGTTCACCAACTATGTGCTGCTGCTAATTGTGTGTCTAAGAAATATGGAACAGTTCTCATGGAATCCAG ATCATCTTTGGGTGTTATTCCCAGATGTTTGCATGGTGGTTGCTTCAGAAATTGCAGTGGATATTGTGAAGCATGCCTTTATAACAAAGTTCAACGACATCACAGCAGAT gtctACAGTGAATACAGAGCCAGTCTTGCATTTGACCTTGTTAGCAGTCGACAGAAAAAT gcaTATACAGATTATAGTGATTCAGTTTCCAGAAGAATGGGTTTCATTCCTCTTCCTCTGGCTGTCTTA CTCATCAGAGTCGTAACAAGCTCAATAAAAGTACAAGGAGTCTTAGCATATGTTTGTGTTGTGCTGTTCTACTGTGG gTTAATATCTTTAAAAGTCCTTAACAGTATTGTATTGCTGGGGAAATCATGTCAATAtgtaaaagaagcaaaaatggAGGAGAAATTATTCAATCCTGTCCTGACTACTACACCAGGGAAGTCAGCTGGCAAACAGCAAAGCATGTTTAAATCTACCCAAG GCATTCCCACAGATGAAAATGGGTCTACATCAGTTACCAATCAGCCTGTGCATCAGAAGGAGAATACACCTTCTTTACTTGTTACAAGCAATTCTGATCAATTTCTGACAACTCctgatggagaagaaaaagatataAGCCAAGACAGTTCAGAATTAAAACACAGGTCTTCAAAGAAAGACTTGTTGGAGATAGACAGGTTTACTATTTGTGGAAACAGAATTGactaa